A genomic stretch from Sporocytophaga myxococcoides includes:
- a CDS encoding efflux RND transporter periplasmic adaptor subunit, translating into MKVYNIIVLLASLFLFTLCNSKKKEVLAEYSKETTVTDTIKNGEELKRIELSEDQFITAGIELGSFERKKLKSVIKSNGYLEVPPQKRAFVSTFIGGVVKSLNVIQGKFVKKGQTLAELEHPDFTRIQEEFLKTKDNMAFLENEYERQKELYKENVSAGKVFQQAEANYKAEKSRLASLKDQLNKLNISITNLNNGIIASSVSVKSPIDGFITEINVNIGSFAQPAFQLFEIVDNSHLHVQLNVFEKDWYKVRPEQKVLFTLPSGSERKIEGHVFSVGKTINPQSRALPVHAEIVGNTDLVPGIYVHGLIDVGESQVNALPDDAILKLGDSDYIFILVEEKRNEKGKVYIFDMEEVKTGISELGYTEVVPVQSLDNKLIVKKGAYYLYAKMKQGEGE; encoded by the coding sequence ATGAAAGTTTATAATATAATAGTGCTATTAGCTTCTCTTTTTCTTTTTACACTATGTAATTCCAAAAAGAAAGAAGTCTTAGCAGAGTATTCTAAAGAGACAACTGTTACTGATACAATAAAGAACGGTGAAGAATTGAAAAGGATAGAGTTGTCCGAAGATCAATTTATTACAGCTGGTATTGAACTTGGAAGCTTTGAAAGAAAAAAACTCAAAAGTGTAATAAAATCCAATGGATATCTGGAGGTACCGCCTCAAAAAAGGGCATTTGTTTCTACTTTTATTGGAGGTGTGGTGAAGTCTTTAAATGTTATCCAAGGTAAGTTTGTAAAAAAAGGACAAACACTTGCGGAACTTGAACACCCTGATTTTACAAGAATACAGGAGGAGTTTCTAAAAACTAAAGATAATATGGCTTTTCTTGAAAATGAATATGAACGACAGAAAGAGCTCTATAAAGAAAATGTTTCGGCAGGAAAGGTGTTTCAGCAGGCGGAAGCAAACTATAAGGCAGAGAAAAGCAGACTAGCTTCTTTAAAAGATCAGTTAAATAAATTAAATATATCCATTACAAATTTAAATAATGGAATTATAGCTTCATCCGTTTCTGTAAAATCTCCCATTGATGGATTTATCACGGAGATTAATGTCAACATAGGAAGTTTTGCTCAACCTGCTTTTCAACTCTTTGAAATTGTAGACAATAGTCATCTTCATGTTCAACTAAATGTTTTTGAAAAGGACTGGTATAAAGTAAGACCTGAACAAAAAGTATTATTCACTCTTCCTTCAGGTAGTGAAAGGAAAATTGAGGGACATGTGTTTTCAGTAGGCAAGACGATTAATCCACAATCCAGAGCACTGCCTGTGCATGCTGAAATAGTTGGTAACACCGATTTGGTTCCAGGAATTTATGTTCATGGTCTTATTGATGTTGGCGAAAGTCAGGTGAATGCATTGCCCGATGATGCTATTCTAAAATTGGGGGATAGTGACTATATCTTTATATTGGTTGAAGAGAAGAGGAATGAAAAAGGTAAGGTCTATATTTTTGATATGGAAGAAGTTAAAACGGGTATAAGTGAATTGGGATATACAGAAGTGGTTCCTGTTCAATCATTAGATAATAAATTGATTGTAAAAAAAGGAGCTTATTACCTTTATGCCAAAATGAAGCAAGGGGAGGGTGAGTAA
- a CDS encoding aldehyde dehydrogenase family protein, whose protein sequence is MDSSIKHIFDQQQIFFNEHLRYQEIRFRKQKLKSIRKWILNNQKEIRKALYADLRKPEPEADFGDIKPVLWEIDHTLEKIDEWGKERRVENIAAMYGVKPSVIFEPLGVVLIISPWNFPFNLSIGPLVSAIAAGNCAVIKPSEYSEATTKIIIKMIESLFSEKEIKVVSGEADVAEALLKLPFNHIFFTGSTDVGKKVMKAAAENLSSVTLELGGCNPVIIDESADLKDAAKKILFGKFVNAGQSCLSVNTVFIDHKVKERFEKILLEHFYKYYPDFKSGKMKDLASIINQKHVERVCKIIDTAIASGALNLLDKIAPNENFVPPAILTNVSLNATILKTEIFGPVLPIVEYRRVSEVINFIRANHKPLALYIFSKEQDSVDYITQSLSSGTVCVNDTTLHFIHPYLPFGGVNYSGIGKAHGYSGFKAFSNERSMLKQRVGFTAAKLIYPPYNKKVKFLIRFIMKFL, encoded by the coding sequence ATGGATTCTTCAATAAAGCATATTTTTGATCAGCAACAAATTTTTTTTAATGAACATCTTAGATATCAGGAAATCAGATTTAGAAAGCAAAAATTAAAAAGCATTCGAAAGTGGATTTTAAATAATCAAAAGGAGATCAGGAAAGCCTTATATGCAGACCTGCGAAAGCCTGAACCTGAGGCTGATTTTGGAGATATTAAACCAGTGCTTTGGGAAATAGATCACACATTGGAAAAGATTGATGAGTGGGGAAAAGAAAGAAGGGTTGAAAACATTGCTGCCATGTATGGAGTAAAACCTTCAGTGATCTTCGAGCCTCTGGGTGTTGTGCTTATTATATCCCCCTGGAATTTTCCATTTAACTTATCAATAGGACCGTTAGTTTCTGCTATAGCTGCAGGAAATTGTGCGGTTATTAAACCTTCAGAGTATTCAGAGGCAACCACAAAGATCATTATAAAAATGATCGAAAGTTTATTTTCTGAAAAAGAAATAAAAGTAGTTTCGGGTGAAGCGGATGTAGCGGAAGCATTACTAAAGCTACCTTTCAACCATATCTTTTTTACTGGAAGTACAGATGTAGGAAAAAAGGTAATGAAGGCAGCAGCAGAAAATCTGAGCTCTGTAACCTTGGAACTGGGTGGATGCAATCCTGTTATAATCGATGAAAGCGCTGATCTTAAAGATGCTGCGAAGAAGATTTTATTCGGGAAGTTTGTGAATGCAGGACAATCATGTCTTTCAGTAAATACAGTTTTTATAGATCATAAAGTTAAAGAAAGGTTTGAGAAAATACTATTAGAACATTTTTACAAGTATTATCCCGATTTTAAAAGCGGAAAAATGAAAGATCTGGCCTCTATCATCAATCAAAAGCATGTTGAGAGAGTATGCAAGATTATAGATACCGCAATAGCCTCAGGAGCATTAAATCTTCTTGATAAGATTGCCCCAAATGAAAATTTTGTACCTCCGGCAATCCTTACGAATGTGTCATTGAATGCTACGATTCTTAAAACTGAAATATTCGGCCCGGTTCTTCCAATAGTAGAGTATAGAAGAGTTTCTGAAGTAATAAATTTTATCAGGGCTAACCACAAACCATTGGCACTTTATATTTTTTCAAAAGAGCAGGATTCAGTAGATTATATAACACAAAGCCTGTCTTCAGGCACTGTTTGTGTTAATGATACAACATTACATTTTATACATCCATATCTTCCTTTCGGAGGAGTAAATTATAGTGGTATAGGAAAAGCTCACGGATATAGCGGCTTTAAGGCTTTCTCTAACGAACGATCTATGTTGAAACAGAGAGTAGGATTTACTGCAGCAAAGTTGATTTATCCTCCATATAATAAGAAGGTAAAGTTCTTAATCAGGTTTATAATGAAGTTTCTATGA